In one Oryza glaberrima chromosome 2, OglaRS2, whole genome shotgun sequence genomic region, the following are encoded:
- the LOC127761490 gene encoding pentatricopeptide repeat-containing protein At3g63370, chloroplastic-like: MALPPPPPSSLSRSSRVCVGVAHAVPHRSAETVPDAAPQLLLMRAHARAGRMQPARQAFDAMLPRDRSLVAWTVLMSGYATHGPASEALDLLLRMVEWPLRPDAFVFSVALRACAAAGSLGVGRQVHAAAAKMGYVGADLFVANGLVTMYASCRSLGCAEKVFSGIAAPDSVSWTSMLSAYTENGCDTQALMLFLEMIHGGVSCDAYTFSVALRAASSLGHVRLGYQLHCYMIKSGFVPSEFLENCLIEFYGRCRELQLMQKVFDEMNAKDLVSWNIVIQCYADNLCDEEALVHFRDLMYKCAECDEYTLGSILHVITRRCAFDYGREIHGYLIRAGLDSDKYVMSALMDMYVNWATLRKSRSMLPLRMLKYYLSVQGKLDQFIVASSLKSCASDLDLAAGRMLHACVLKFDVNPDPFVTSSLVDMYAKCGSLEEAHILFSRTKDPCTVAWSAIISGSCLNGQFERAIHLFRTMQLEHVQPNEFTYTSVLTACMALGDVVSGMEIHSNSIRNGYGTSDSVLRSLISFYLREGQFNQALRLCLSLSNSEISWGTLFQEFAELGDHLGILNLFHVIQRSGGVLDYPTACLILSSCGKKAHLPEGLQAHAYLMKRGLSSTGCMCDYLIDMYSGCGSLTHAFEAFRNTSGRNSSSWTSIIMASVENGCPETAIRLFVQMLRKEKSPNSLAFLSVLKACAEIGLVNEAFQFFVSMTEVYKIQPSEEHYSHMIEVLGRAGMFKEAEHFIDSVVPSESGASAWSLLCSAAKQNGNAKTMRLAADRLSKLTPDSC, encoded by the coding sequence ATggcgcttcctcctcctcctccctcctcgctctCGCGCTCTTCTCGCGTCTGCGTAGGCGTGGCACACGCCGTCCCCCACAGATCTGCGGAAACTGTACCAGATGCCGCCCCGCAGCTCTTGCTCAtgcgcgcgcacgcgcgcgccggccgcaTGCAGCCCGCGCGTCAGGCGTTCGACGCAATGCTGCCGCGGGACAGGTCGCTCGTCGCCTGGACCGTGCTGATGTCAGGGTACGCCACGCACGGGCCGGCCTCCGAGGCGCTGGACCTGCTGCTCCGCATGGTGGAGTGGCCGCTGAGGCCCGACGCGTTCGTCTTCTCCGTCGCGCTGCGCGCCTGCGCAGCCGCCGGGAGCCTCGGCGTCGGAAGGCAggtccacgccgccgcagccaaGATGGGGTACGTCGGGGCCGACCTCTTCGTGGCGAACGGCCTCGTCACGATGTACGCGAGCTGCCGGTCGTTGGGTTGCGCCGAGAAGGTGTTCAGTGGTATTGCCGCGCCGGATTCGGTTTCTTGGACTTCAATGCTCAGCGCCTACACTGAAAACGGCTGCGACACTCAGGCGCTAATGCTGTTCCTGGAAATGATCCATGGTGGCGTTTCATGTGATGCGTACACTTTCTCTGTTGCACTCCGAGCAGCTTCCAGCTTGGGCCATGTCCGTTTGGGATATCAGCTGCATTGCTACATGATCAAGTCAGGATTCGTTCCCAGTGAATTCTTGGAGAACTGCCTGATCGAGTTCTATGGTAGGTGCAGGGAATTGCAGCTGATGCAGAAAGTGTTTGATGAGATGAATGCGAAGGACTTGGTTTCTTGGAATATTGTCATCCAATGCTATGCGGACAACCTGTGTGATGAGGAGGCTTTGGTTCATTTCCGGGACCTGATGTACAAATGCGCAGAATGCGATGAGTATACACTGGGCAGTATTTTGCATGTTATTACTAGAAGGTGTGCTTTTGATTATGGCAGGGAAATTCATGGTTACCTCATTAGGGCTGGTTTGGACTCGGATAAGTATGTCATGAGTGCTCTCATGGATATGTATGTCAATTGGGCCACTCTGCGCAAGAGCCGGTCTATGTTACCTTTGAGAATGCTTAAGTACTATTTATCGGTACAGGGAAAGCTGGATCAGTTCATTGTGGCCAGCAGTTTGAAGTCATGTGCTTCTGATCTTGATTTGGCTGCAGGACGGATGCTACATGCCTGCGTATTAAAGTTTGATGTGAATCCGGATCCTTTTGTGACCAGTTCATTGGTTGACATGTATGCTAAATGCGGTTCTTTGGAGGAAGCACATATTCTATTCTCGAGAACTAAGGATCCTTGCACAGTTGCATGGTCCGCTATAATATCAGGCAGCTGTTTGAACGGTCAGTTTGAAAGAGCGATCCATTTGTTTCGGACAATGCAGTTGGAGCATGTACAACCTAATGAATTTACATACACATCTGTACTTACAGCATGCATGGCTCTTGGGGATGTTGTAAGTGGAATGGAAATCCATAGCAACTCGATCAGAAATGGTTATGGAACCAGTGATTCTGTTCTGAGAAGCCTGATTAGCTTTTACTTAAGAGAAGGACAGTTCAACCAGGCCCTTCGCTTGTGCTTGTCACTCTCAAATAGTGAAATTTCTTGGGGTACGCTGTTTCAAGAGTTTGCTGAACTTGGTGATCATCTTGGAATACTTAATCTTTTTCATGTAATCCAACGTTCTGGTGGGGTGCTTGACTACCCAACTGCATGTCTTATCTTGAGTTCTTGTGGAAAGAAAGCACATCTTCCTGAAGGGTTGCAAGCACACGCCTACCTTATGAAGCGTGGACTTTCTTCTACAGGCTGTATGTGCGATTACCTTATCGACATGTATTCAGGTTGTGGTAGCCTCACACATGCATTTGAGGCCTTCAGAAATACTTCAGGCAGGAATTCTTCTTCTTGGACCTCAATAATCATGGCTAGTGTAGAAAATGGTTGTCCAGAGACAGCCATTCGCCTGTTTGTGCAGATGTTAAGGAAGGAGAAATCACCAAATTCCCTAGCATTCTTATCGGTGCTGAAGGCCTGTGCGGAAATCGGCCTTGTAAATGAAGCTTTCCAGTTCTTTGTATCCATGACCGAGGTTTACAAAATACAACCTTCAGAGGAGCATTACTCCCACATGATTGAGGTTTTGGGCCGTGCTGGCATGTTCAAGGAAGCAGAGCATTTCATTGATAGTGTAGTCCCTTCAGAATCTGGTGCTTCAGCCTGGAGTTTACTCTGTTCTGCTGCCAAACAGAATGGAAATGCCAAAACCATGAGGCTTGCAGCAGACAGGCTATCAAAACTTACTCCGGATAGTTGTTGA